Proteins encoded within one genomic window of Perognathus longimembris pacificus isolate PPM17 chromosome 28, ASM2315922v1, whole genome shotgun sequence:
- the LOC125342945 gene encoding protein FAM156A/FAM156B-like, which produces MDPREKWNAALNSGSPRLTITAASQEVVLVSEPCSSQQLRMSFSAPSPGAGTSAPAPLPEGLAQQHYREEKSLLRQRRWERLGLSQKKKGFRGQGHMRRRHRDHMAPYAVERNTGSSVDDRAHSRIRCDCRYCQGHGQHAGVSGERNATGSSSSWDSLVQGLSGLTLSMGTNQPGLLPEGAQQQQQLPRLLPPEERCPRERQQENKKMFQRLLKQWLKDN; this is translated from the coding sequence ATGGATCCACGGGAGAAATGGAACGCAGCGTTGAATTCTGGGTCTCCCCGGCTGACCATTACTGCCGCCTCCCAGGAGGTCGTGTTGGTCTCTGAGCCTTGCTCCTCACAACAGCTAAGGATGAGCTTCAGCGCACCAAGCCCTGGTGCGGGCACCAGTGCCCCTGCGCCTCTGCCCGAGGGGCTGGCCCAGCAGCACTACAGGGAGGAGAAGAGTCTGCTGCGGCAAAGGCGCTGGGAGAGGCTGGGGTTATCGCAGAAGAAGAAGGGGTTCCGGGGCCAGGGCCACATGAGACGCAGGCACCGCGACCACATGGCCCCTTATGCAGTGGAAAGGAACACCGGATCGTCTGTAGATGACAGAGCTCACAGTCGGATCCGATGTGATTGTCGATACTGCCAGGGCCACGGGCAGCATGCGGGGGTCTCTGGGGAAAGAAATGCCACCGGCAGTTCCTCCTCCTGGGACTCGCTGGTACAGGGCCTCAGCGGCTTGACCCTCAGCATGGGCACCAACCAGCCTGGCCTTCTGCCAGAGGgggcacagcagcagcagcagctgccgaGGCTGCTGCCCCCTGAAGAGAGGTGCCCACGGGAGAGACAGCAGGAAAACAAGAAGATGTTCCAGAGGCTGCTCAAGCAGTGGCTGAAAGACAACTGA